ATTTCCCTCGGGCTGAGGCCCCCGGGGTAGGGGAAGGCGGACACTCCTGTGGGGACAGGGTGCCGTGGGTAGAACCACACAAGCCCATGTAGTGCCCCCCACGCGCCCCTTTCCGAGCCTCGATTCAAGGCCACTTGCCTCGcaactttttgctttttttttttttttgcatattctCCAATTTTCAGGGGCGCAGGATCAGCTGCAAAGCTGGGGTGCCGGGAGACAGGGGGTGCTGGACCGCCTGCCCTGATGTGGGGAAAGCTGGGAAAGTTGATCCCCGGGACCATTTGGGGCCAGGCTGAAAAGAAGGAACAAATCCCATTCGTTTCagctgcaaaaggaaaagaaaccgTTCGGAATCAAACAGGGACCGAGCAAAGGCCAAGGCAGCTTCAGGGACGGATCAGACTCCACTTCTCCGCGCTCCTAATTAAAAATCCAAACCATTAGGTTACCTGCTCAGAAAGGGGGTAATATTTGAGATTTCAATTAAAATACACCACAAAGCAGGAAATCTGACTGTCAGCTCGATAAATCTGATGTTTCAACGCATCAGAAGCTCTAAGGAGGAAGCGCCTGGCTTTCCCCGTAGGCTTCGTTTCTCTGATCGTTCAGAGCTTTTGCGTTTACACGTGAACACATGCACTTGAGTTCTCTACACGCCGCTTTGCCCTGTGTATCGCGGGGCTTTCTAAGCAGCCCCCCTCGCTTTTCTTAAGCGACGCAAACACTGGACAATGTGtgtccttaaaataaaaaaaatcccgcGGCAGATCTGCGTAGCCCTAGCCCCGGTTGCAACACATCGCGAGGGATGATTGGGCTGGAATACCAGGGCGCTCACCCCGGGCGGTGTCGCTCCGGCAGAGCCCCCACCGCGTAAGCTTTCTAATCACCTGGCCCATTGGGGACTAGAATTATGAAACCGTTCAGACGCATCGCTCTCGGTTTGCCTTTTCCCCTCTAGTTCAGCAATTCCTTCCTCGCCAGCAAACAACCCCCGGGAAGCGGGTCTCCTGGCTGGGCCAGGAGCGCGGTGGCTCTGTATGATTTCCACGATTGCCTTTTATTGCTCCGAGTCCGTGTTTGAAACCGAACCCGGTTTAGTGGCGGGAGCAAACAGAAAGGTGTGATGAAAGTGGTGCCCAAATAAACTCAGCCTGGCAAAGCAAACAGCTCAGGGGCacgtctccctcctcccccttctgcaACGGACCCTCCCCTTTCCATTGGCTCTGGGGAAAGTTTGACATCAAAGCCCCCTTCCCTATAtaaaggcagagctgggaggctgcagaagggttaaaaaatcaccccccctctcccccacacacaccccttttccccGCCAGCGGAGCTGGGTGCCGAGGACAGACGTCCCAGCAGAGAATTTGCTAAGGAGCCGTTCCAGGGGCTGGCTTCCCCGGCCTGGAGGAGCGTCTGAGCAGCGGAGAGTCGCCCAGGCTCCAGGGAGCGCAGCCAGGAAGCTGCCCCGTCCGGCCCAGGGGGTGTTGGAGCCAGGGATGGCTCAGGCTGCCTAGGcgagcccagggcagggcagatCTCTCCAGCCGGGCTCTTTCTGCGGGACAGCTCAGCGCCTCGGCCAGACCATGAACCTGGTGGGAAGCTACCAGCACCATCTGCTGCACGAGCCTTTCCTCTTCAGCCCGGCCTCCAGGTGCCACCCGGAGCGCTCCTACTTCCAGAGCTGGGTGCTCAACCCGGCCGAGGTGTCCCCCGACCTCTCCGGGCAGCCCTCCCCCTACACCAGCGCCGAGTTCGGGGCGCCGGGGCCCGGCCACGGGCCCAGCCGGCTGGAGGCGCTGAGCGGCCGGCTGGGCCGGCGGAAAGGCGTGGGCCCCAAGAAGGAGCGCCGGAGGACCGAGAGCATCAACAGCGCCTTCGCCGAGCTGCGGGAGTGCATCCCCAACGTGCCGGCCGACACCAAGCTCTCCAAGATCAAGACCCTGCGCCTGGCCACCAGCTACATCGCCTACCTGATGGAGGTGCTGGCCAAGGACAGCCAGGCCGGGGAGACCGAGGGCTTCAAGGCGGAGCTCAAGAAAACCGACAGCCGGGAGAGCAAGAGGAAAAGGGAGCCGGTAAGGCCGAGGTGGGAGCCGGGCTTGGCGAGGGGCGGCAGGGGAGGAAACCTGCCAGCCTTTGTTGCTTGAAGCTCCCTAGGGCAGTGCCCCAGAGAGGTGCCCAGGGCAGTGCCTGGGACGCCCCGGTGCATGGGTGGCTTGTGCCGCCTTGGCTGGGTTAGTCCGCATGGGACCTTAGCTACCCTGCACGGGGGGCTGGTTCCCCGGAGCCGTCCCGTTGCTTAGAGGGCAGCGAGCTTCCTGCCGGCCGGGCCTGTTGGCTGCCGCAGCCGGGAGAGCCCAGCGCTTTGCGAGCTCGCCCGGCACAGGGATGCGGCACGTAGCGTGATTTCCCGCGGATCTACGCCCGGCCAGACCGCGGGCAGCGGGTAAATGTTCCCGCAGCCCGACTGCCGGTAATGCGCCAGTATTTAGATGTTGCGGGGAGTATTAGATGGCACCGAGGATGCTGCTAGAAGCGATCTACACGCTGGGGTTTTATTCTGCGGACCGGAGCCCGGGTTTATCTTCACCAGAGCCCATGGAAGGGTGGCTCCGTATGGCGATTTCCCCCTGCTGTCTAAACGGTCCCTATTTAATCCGGCTTCAACAGTGCGCACCTTTCCTAAGGGGGAGGCGGGCTCGCGGGAAGCTTTTAGACGTTGCAAATGGAAAATCCCCCCGAGCCGCCAGGCCCGGCTTTAGTTCGGGCTATTTGGGAAAGTGGGGGAGGGCGTGGAGTCGATGGGCAAGTTTggcagagccggccccagccttCCTGCTGGGCTTCCCGGGACAGTCAGACTCGGGGCCCTTCCTTCGCTGCaatgttgggggtttgttttgttttttttacgaGTCTTTTTTTTCTGGACGCTGCAAACAAAAATCCCGCCGGTGGTAGGAATCCGAACCCGGCTGGGGACACCGGAGCTTCGCCCAAGAACATTTCCTACCTAGCGAGGGAGAGGGATAGCGGGACACATTCTGCCCCCGTTCCAGGCCCATTGATCGGGGCTCTGACACGAGCCAGGATGTAACTCCCGGTTCATGTTCTAAACACAGTCAGATAAACGCGTCCACACAGCGAATCCCAGCCTCGGGGATGGTACTCCCGTTACAAACTCGATTTGGGGGAATTCCTAGAAAGACCCGCCGCGTTTTCTTTAACCCCAACATCACGGACTTGTTTGCTTAAAATTCTGAAATGCGATCTGTTCCCGATTTTGAAACGAAAAAGCGAGCACGGGAGACCCAGGTGCCGATCTGTCGCTCACCCGAACCCCGAGAACACCTCTGTGCCGGGTTTTCCACTTCTCATTTGTACGACCACTGTGGGTTGTGTCAATAATCGAATCCCAAGAAAATTCGCGGATCCATTAAAACAAAACGACATCTAAACTAAACGTGATCCCCGCCTCTTTGGCATGATTATTCCCGACGTACCTAGCTGGTGGGAAAGGGCCGCATTTTGGAGGAAAAGACCAAAAATAGTCTCGCTTCTTAAAACGGAGTTTGTACTTTACCGTGGCCCGAGGAAATAATTTCCTCACCAAACAAAACCTCCAACACCCTTCCGTTTCCCGTAGGTTGATATTTTTCAGGCGCGACTCCTTGTTTTCAAGCATTAATTCCTCGCATTGAAAGGAATAGAATCGGCTTGGCAATTAAAGCTAATAATGTGTAATTTACTAGAGTCCCGTTGTATTTACCAACAGGAGCGTGGATTTACAATAACGCTGCGTTCACTATTTAGAAAAGCACGCCAAATAAAGGCGAATTTATGGCCCTGCCTCGATATCTAACATTTATAAACAGTAACACAATATACGGTCTTATTTACAGCACTAGACTGAAATATACAAACAGTGGGTACAGTAGAACACAGGCggtttggtttgttttgcttATTAAAATCCTTGCTCGTAAATATTTGGTCTCCCCCCCCTTCatcttttaaatttatatttatttttgttaagcaCTTACCCATgtttccttttgtgttttttcccccccctttccccttcgGTTTGGTGTTTTCCTGCAGCCGCCTGAAGTCTACTCTCATTCCTTAGGCCATGGGGAGAAAAAGCTTAAAGGAAGGACTGGCTGGCCGCAGCAGGTCTGGGCTCTGGAGTTAAATCAgtgagaggagagagacaaatcGAAGACTGAACTCATTTTTAACACAGATTCAgacgattcccccccccccctcaccccccagcactctTCAGACTGGGAGTGTAACCCAATCGCTCTTATCATGTGCAATGTTGAAGAAGGAAAAAGGGTTGGAGATGGGGAGAAATCCAGGAGGGGGGAATGTGAAGAACTGGGCAGGAGGAAAAGAACTCGAGAGAAACAGGGTGACTCTAGTGTAAACGAAACACGCTCTGCTTCTTCTAAATGCTCCGGAATTGGAATCGCTTCCCTACCTTATTTTTCCAGTGGCCTTAATTTTCTCCTCGCCGAAGGCGTCCCCTGGTCTCTTTCTCCATAAAAATGAAACGGATGCAATACGGATTCTCAgcagaaacacaaataaaaccGGCCGGCAGGATCCTGTTCTCCCTGGGCAATACggggcagattctgatcttgGTGGACTTGCAGAGGTACTAAGATCGGGACGCAGCCCTGTGAGGTGAGTAAGGCAGGATCGGGACCTATTGCCAGAGAGAGCTGCTGGAATCGAATGAGCCCtgaactcttttttcttttttctttttcttttttttttggtaaccttTCAAGTTCATTTATTTTGTAACCAGTGTTTGGTTGGCTCCTGCCCTTCCGCCCAACAGTCTGAGGGAAACACCTTGTTCTTATTTTTTGTAACTACAGCCCCCACGTTGTTGAAATGTGTTGATGTATTTAAACTACCTAACGCATGTGGGAAGTTTCCTGTGCCGGGTTTTCTACCTCAAATTTGTATGACCACTTGCCGAGAAAACAGGTTCGCCAAGCCAACTATttatgtggatttaaaaaaaaaaaaaaaaaaaaaaaagaaataaaagttttaTGAAAATGGACTTTCCCCTTTTCCGCCAGGCCTCGGTGCCTCCGAGCGCCCGCTCCGGCtcgccagggctgggggagatcGGCCCACCCGCAGGGGCTTTGccgctgtgaaactgacaagggCAGAGGCGTTCTCGGGATGGCTACAACAGGgcgtttctttaaaaaaaaccggGTTTATATAAAATACgaaaagcagcagggaaatgAGCATTTATGGAGTGACCCCTTTCGGATTGTAATATAGATTTGACGGCGCACGCGGCCTCTCGGGGTGTGTATATAACAGCTCGGTTCTGGGTCATGCATCGATGCTGCTGAGCCGCTCTAGATCATGCTTTGGGCTCTAGATTTAATTAAATCGACAGACCTATATTATTATATGCATATCTAGTAACATGTACAAGGACCTTACTAGCCGGGCTGCTGGAAGGatctgtacagtgggggtgctgagagccattgacccaaacCCTAGAACCTGgataggatggaaaccacttcaagccaaggggagcttccacacccccagcacccctggctccagcacctatgcccaCTATTCTCTTGATATTGCAGGGGTGCCTGGAAGCATCACTTAGTTTGTGGCTTTGTTGTACTAAGCCCTATACTGATATCTTTGCTGTATCCATACAGATATCAACAGAGAGGAGACTTGTAGCTGTATAGATCTGGATACAGTGTATTAGAGGGTGGATGTCCCTCCCACACATCTACAGTACATATTCATTTAGAAATACATCATTACTATATATATTGAcagcagattcatagatttaaggtcagaagtgtccattatgaccatctagtctgacctcctgcataacagaggccTAAGCATTGCACCCaaagatatgtatgtatgtttttattacacttatgtgtgtgtttttattataTAGGTATCTaaatattcatacaaaatacaGACATTATATTACCAATATAACTAGATCTATATCTAGAAGTAATATTTATTGTATAGTCCCACATATTATATTGATTTGAATATACATAAAAACTCATATAGACAGCACACTTATTGTGCAGCGTATAGATATGTGGGTATGAACAGcctctctctgtgtatgtataGTCATATGCATACACAGATAATTACTGTGGGGAACAAGGGACTTTTCAGAGTCTGAAGAGTTAATCCCCTGTGTTTTATAAGGGTGGAAACTCCATTAGTGTTAATGTGGCAAGTCAAAGAAAACCTTTTTGCTGATTTCAAACGAAACATGGACAAAACCAAATCACTGGCCCCTCCGCTTGTGCAGGGGGATAAATAACCTTCTTTCAGCAAAGCCAAGAGAAGCGAGATCAAAAAGCCGGGCACATTTTAATGAGGAAAAACACCTCTGTAATAACGACTGCGCTGGGACCACAGAGCGCCGGCAGTGTGTGACCCGAAGGGCCGCGCGGCCGTCTGCAAAGGCTGCTGGGACTCTCCACAAAGCCTCTGCTAACGACAAGCACTGAGAAACACCACGATCAGACGGCTCCTGGCGCCCACGCTGCTGCCTAGACCCAGCAGCATGGGGGTGCAGGCCTACGTGTCCCTTCCCGCAGGCAACTGGCCTTTCCCCTTGAATCAGGGCCCTGTGCattccacacacagcccccagatTACTGTGTAATTAGAGGCCTCAGGCCTCTCTCATTACACCAGCTTGATGCTACGTAACCTCATTGATTCCCATGCAGTTATtcctgagttacaccagtgtcagtAAGAGACGAATCAGGCCCTGCACCTAGTTTGAGACTGTCAAAGCATCAAAAGCTCAAGCAGTTTGCCTGGGCATTTTACCctttatttatttgcttatttagTGGGCTGCCAACCCAAGGGCCTCTGCCCCTTGTAGGAGCTAGCCAGGCCCCTTCCATCCCCCCCAAAAGTGCACATGCGGAATGGGGAACATGACAGAGAAAGATGCTGAGCTCCTCCTTGCAAGGAAAGAGCTGCCTGGGTGCCGTTGTTCATCTCTCTCTGGAGATCCTACATCGCTCCCAGAGAGAG
The nucleotide sequence above comes from Chelonia mydas isolate rCheMyd1 chromosome 8, rCheMyd1.pri.v2, whole genome shotgun sequence. Encoded proteins:
- the HAND1 gene encoding heart- and neural crest derivatives-expressed protein 1; this encodes MNLVGSYQHHLLHEPFLFSPASRCHPERSYFQSWVLNPAEVSPDLSGQPSPYTSAEFGAPGPGHGPSRLEALSGRLGRRKGVGPKKERRRTESINSAFAELRECIPNVPADTKLSKIKTLRLATSYIAYLMEVLAKDSQAGETEGFKAELKKTDSRESKRKREPPPEVYSHSLGHGEKKLKGRTGWPQQVWALELNQ